One genomic region from Silvibacterium dinghuense encodes:
- a CDS encoding PadR family transcriptional regulator, with protein sequence MRRPDALQGSLDLLVLKILSRRPKIHGYGIMAAVREASDDLLSIEEGSLYPALYRMEEAGWVCAEWIKKDSGRRARIYQLTPAGKKQLEAEESRWQTTTSVINQVLRTV encoded by the coding sequence ATGAGAAGGCCCGACGCTCTCCAAGGCTCGCTCGATCTGCTTGTGCTGAAGATATTGTCCCGACGCCCCAAGATTCACGGTTACGGAATCATGGCGGCTGTTCGGGAGGCTTCGGATGATCTGCTCAGTATTGAGGAAGGCTCTCTGTATCCAGCCCTGTACCGAATGGAAGAGGCTGGCTGGGTCTGTGCCGAGTGGATAAAGAAAGACTCAGGACGCCGGGCACGCATCTACCAACTTACGCCGGCGGGCAAGAAGCAACTGGAGGCTGAAGAGTCGCGATGGCAGACGACAACCTCCGTGATCAATCAGGTTTTGAGGACGGTTTGA